CCATTGCGGAGCTGCGGGATGCGCATCAACGGGCGCGGAGCCGGCCGCCGGGCATGCCCGCCTGACGTCCTCGTGCGCGGTGGCGTGCCCGAACTCCGTGACACCGGTGCCTCGCCTTCTGTCGGTCATGTGAATGATCTTGAGCCTACTTTACTACTGCAAACTTGCAACAGTAAACACTTCCGTAACTACTGCAATAAGGCGACGTCAACGACATCTATACTCATGTCCAACTACCGGCGAAGCTTGAAGTTTGGAGGATGTGCGGTGAGCGAGAGTTTCGCCGAAAGGCTGCGACATCTATTCGACACGGTCCATCCGAAGGGGCGAGGCCCCTACAGTCAAGCGGAGGTTGTCGAGGCCATCCGAGCCGCCGGCGGCAATATGACGCCGGGATACATGTCGCAGTTGCTGTCCGGCAAGCGATCTTCGCCGAGCTGGACCACGCTGCGAGACATATGTCGAGTCTTCGCAGTACCAATGGACTACTTCAATGACGACGATGTCTACGAGGAGATCAAGGGCTATATCGCCTACATCCAAGATCTCCGAGACGCCGAAGACCAGAATATTGCAGCACGAACATACTTCCCGTTCCGGCGTCCCGAATAGGACTAGGTGAACAGTGCGTACGTGCCTCCAGCGATGACGGCGCCCACGAATGCACCCACGATGACCTGACCAGTCGTGTGATCACCGAGCCGCACCCGCGACCAACCGATCGCGGGCGTGCACGCTAGTGCCAGAACCCAAATCGGTGAGACAGCGAGCATGAGAATCACGGTGATGCCCGCTGAGACAGCAGTGTGCACACTGACCTTCCACCGAACGACGCTGGTAATTATCCCGATGGCCAGCAACGTCGCAAACCCTGCGGCCGTGAAGGCGATTAGTTCTGCGGGTGCATTGGCGCAGATCTGAATGACGAGACCCGCAAGCACGATTGCCAAGATAACGACAATCAGAAGGTGACGTTCGCGGTGCTCGGTCACATGGTGATCGCCGATCCGTGATCGCCAGATTTCGAACAGAATGAAGGCCATGGGGAGGCCGCCGGAAATCATGGCGACGAAGATCCCCCATGCCGTCGACTCAAGGTACACGCCCAGGAAGAGTGACGAGACAATGTTGAGAACCCAAGGAGCTCCCACCTCAGTCAATGCTCTGGCAAGGCGATCAACACGGTCGCCGCGGGTTTGATTCTCAGTCATCGCCATCTGCGGCCACCAACTTTTCCTGTCGTGCGGTGTTGAAAGCGACGCCGAGAGTGCGCACCCACTCGACGTCTGAGACGCCCTCCGGAGCGCCGAGAGCTTCCTGGGGCAACTCTTCCCGTGCGAAGCCGGTAAGGATCCACTCAACTATTGCAACTGGCGCTTCGTCCTCGGGAATCGGGGCGCCATGGGGGAGGCCTGCGGCTTGGGCGGCGATGCTAAGGGCGTCCATCACTTCCGTGGCGCGGTCGGCAACGCGATCCGTGGCGCTGCTACCTTTCCAGGAGGGTCGAACGACACCAGGCCAGCGCGCAGTGAGCACCTCATGGAGTTCGAAGAAATCTCGCAACGCCCGGCGTGCGGCCGTCCAGAGAGCCATCGTCGGCCACAGCACACCGATGGTGACCATGAGGACCCCGACGAGCGCAAGAACCTGAGTGATGTCGAAGACTCGGGGAGTCGGATCGATTGCACCGGTAGACGCGGCCAGTACGTATGTGATTCGCATGCCGGCGTAGGCGGTGAGCATGAAAACCCCAGGGCACAGCACCATCAAGCCACGACCCGTCGCGGTCCGCGTGTCGGCATGGCCGGCCGTCACGATGGTCACCACGATGCAGAGAAGGAACGGGTAGAGCATCGCGGTAATGCCGGCCTCCGCATATCCGGGAGTGTGGGCATACAGGTCGTCGAAGGTATATCCGTCGCGCTGTTCCGGCACTTCCGGGGCAGTCAAGAAGAAGGCCACCGACCCGCCTGCGGTGACCATTGACAGCAACGCATGAAGCCGGATGAGCTGTGCGCGACGTCGATCGGACGGAGCCATAAGGTCTGTCACGAGTATGGCTGCACCGAAGCAGATTCCGCTAAACAGGACCATTTTGACCGCGCCAGCACCATTTGAGTGACCAAGTGCGCCTCTCAGTAAGCTCTCGAAGAGCGGCAGGTTGACTGTCATGTGGGCGGCCATGCAGGTGAAGACAGTCAGAACACCGACCAGGTTCCATGTGCGAGCCCACCACCACCTACGGAACCGACTGGCTGCGGCTATCCATAGAAGGACTGCGACCGCCGCTGTTGCCGTCACCTGATCGCCTCGTCGAGGCGAGCGCGCACACCGGGATTGCGGGATGCTTGGTTACTATTCACCCGCCCAAGGAGTCTGCTCGCGAACGCCTCAGCCTCAATTTCCTCAGCGTCGTGTCCGTCACTGCACTCGCGCCGAAGCATTATCTTCGCCAATCCATGAGCCGCTGCTGGAAGAAACTCTTCCGCGAACTCGCGGGCAGGTCGGCCCCGATGCCCGAGCAGGATGTGGCCGAGTTCGTGGGCAAGCGTGCGCTCGCGGGCGTGAACCCAGTCAGCGCAGGAAACCTCGTCCCGGTCGGGATGTTGAACCCATTGGCCGAAAACGCCTATCGGCAGGTTCTTGTTGGATTGAACGACGGTGATCGGGCGCTTCCGGTCCCGGGCTGCTGCCTCCATCAATCCTGCAAGCGTAGATGCTTCCCCTGAGGTCGCTACGCGAAACAGTCGATCGACAGCCTCTGAAACACGATTCGTCATTACCAACCTCCACCCGGGACCATTGGGGCGCATATGAATACACGTGTGCCACATCTTGACGCTGCATCTGAAGCCGCCCCGACGGGCTCCAGGGAACTCCCGGGCGGGAGCGCGGTGGCTAGATTATCAGCACCGCGGATAGCTGCAACCAGAAGGTCTCTGGGACCTCGGTACCAAGCTCTGCGCGCGTAATCGTAGTCGGCGGGAAGGTGGAGAAACCATCCTGAAGTCGTGTTTCGCTGCTGGAGAACAGAACTGCGGTACTCAAACATCGAACCTATCGGTAGCCGGGCGACTGTCAGGCAGAGTGACATAGCTACTCAGAGCTGGTGCCGGTTCGCCCGGCACGCGTGGTGCCCCCCAACTGCAATACGTGCCGACTCGCAATACGGGGTGTGGCAAATGTGAGAAATTGATGCTTCGGCGAGTCGAAATCTCCGTTACCCATTGCAGTTGAGATGCATGTAGATGTCGAGTTCGTCATACGGCGAGTTCACGATCCAGTGGGGCGGAGTGTCGTCGTCGACCTGAATTTCGACTTCTCCGACCGATGGCTTGTCCCAGGTAATGCCGAGAGGAAATTGCTTGGTGCTGCCCTTCGGTCGTGTTTTGCTGACGGCCTCGATCGCTCCCGGGGATTCGGCGAAGTCGTGTGCTGGGTAGTTGAGGCTCTCGTTCTCGATCGTGACGGTTTGGGATCCGTGGGTGAGGGTAGCGTGCCACCCGTTCGGTGCGGCGATGTCGATGGTGAGGTTGTCGCCCTCGCCGTGGCACTCGACGTCGACCTGGTCCGGGGTAGGAAGGGTCACGAGGTCGATGCCTTTGCGGTTGCCGACGCCGATGGCGATGTTGCCGTCCCACCCGTCGGATCCGCCGGACGATTCGGCGGGCGTGACGCTGCCGGGCCGAGTGTCATCGCTCGACGAGCCTGAGCATGCGGCAAGGGTCGCGGCGATCATGGCGATGAGCGCGAGCCCGGCGAGTGCACGGCTGCTGGACATTTTGGTTCCCCTCCTGTTGCCGCATTACGGCTTTGTCGAACTCGATGCGGTGGTTACTGCGTTCAGTACCGGATGGTGTCGATGAGCCAGTTGCCCCCTGTCTTGGTAAGCGTGACCCAGACGATGGTGTTGGGGTTAACAGGGACGGCGTTGTCCCCGGTGATCGCGGTCTGGTGGATGGTGGCGACGCGGTGGATGAGGGTGTCGGTATCGGGAGGGCAGCCGGAGCAGCCGATCAGCACGTCGGCGACGACCTTTGCGTTCGTGGTGGCCCACTGTCCCCATTGCACGCCGGGACCGCGTTCGGGCGTGACTGGAATGGCCACTTGCGCTGCGAGCCTGTCGGTCAGCCACTGTCGGGCCCGCACGAAGCCGTCGTTGGGGGACTGGTCGGTGGCCGGGTACCAAGTGAACGCGACCGATAGGGCCTGGCGGGCGACGTCTTCCGCCACGTCGGCGTCCGGAGCTGGCGCCGCCGTGGTTGGTGGAGGTACGGGCGCAAAGGTCGTAAGTGGTGCTGTGGCTGCCGGTGGTGCCGCGGCCGCCGACAACGACGTTTCTAGAGGCGACGTCTGCGGGTCCTGTTGGGTCGGCCGGCACGCATATACGAGGATGGCGACCAGGGCACCCAGGATCACGACCACGGCCAGGAATCGGCGCACGCTCATCTCGGTCCTCCTTCAGTTGCGGGCAGTTCACTCATCACATCACCCTCCGTGCTTTCATCCCGCCCATCAGCGGCGCTTCCTTCACGACGTCGCCGGTGGTCGGGGCGTGGATCATGCGTCCGCCACCAAGGGCGATGCCGACGTGACCCGGCCCAGACCCGGCCCAGGATCCGAACACGAGATCACCCGGTTGGGCCTGATCGATGGGAATCTCGGTGCCAACGGTCCACTGCTGCTCCGAAGTGCGTGGCAGTGTGACCTTGCCGCCGCTGCCGGTGAAGATGGCGTAGCTGGTCAGGCCGGAACAATCGAAGCCCCCGCCGGACGGTCCGCCGGTGCTACCTCCACCCCAGACATACGGGGTGCCGAGGTACTGCCGGGCGGCCGCGACGACCTGGCCGCCGTCTTTCGATCCGTTCGGGACCAGGCGGCCGGTGGAACTCAGGGAGGTGTACTTGGCCTGGCCGAGGATGATCTTTGCGACGTAGTTCTGGGTCTCAGCGTATGGGGGGATGCCGCGGTGAGCCTGCACCGCACCGAAGCCTGCGTTGTACGCGGCCAGTGACAGCTCGACCGGGTCTCCCATGACGGTGCCGACCGCGAGCGCGGCGTTGACCTGGTTGTTGAGCGCGCACATGAAATGCCCCTGAGCCATGACGGCGTCGCCGATCGAATTGGGGTCGACCTTGCCATCGCCGTCGTAGTCCTTGCCCCAGGTCGCCCAGGTTCCGGGCATGAACTGTGCAGGTCCGAGAGCACCGGAGGGGGAGGTGGGGGCGTTGGCGCCGTGCCTGAACTGATTCTCGGCGTGGAGCTGCGAGGACAGGACCGGGGGCCGAATGCCGGGGCAGATGCTGCCGGCCTTGCGGATCCACGGATCGAATTCGGCCGGCACCGAGCCGGCGGCCAGCTCACCGCCGCCGACGGTCCCGAAGCCCGCGCAGTTGATCGGCGACGACAAGGAGGCCAGCCGCACGTCCGCGCCGTCCGGCGCGCCAGGAGGTGAGGCCGTGCTGCCCAGTTTGATCATCGGGTCCACGGCGGTGCCGCCTTGGAAACGGCCGCCTTCCCAGTACTCGAAATGCAGGTGGGCGCCGGTGCTTTGGCCGTCGTCGCCGATGGTGGCGATGTGGTCACCGGCCCTGACCTGTTGGCCTTCGCGGGCGATTAGCCCGTCGGTGAACATGTGTCCGTAGACGGTGGAGACCGGTGTGTCGCCGACGAGGGAGTCGATGACGATCCAGTGTCCGAATCCGGTGGCGGTGCCGGAACGGACGACGAGGCCGTCGAGGGCTGCATAGATCGGGGTGCCGATGGGACCGGCGAAGTCGACGCCCTGGTGTTCGGTACCCCACCGTGGCCCGAAGCCGGAGGTGAACGTGGTGGTCCCGGCCCTCGTCGGTGCAGTGATCGGTCCGGAGGCGCGCAGCTGACCACCGGCGGGCGTGCCCGGATCGCTATCGGTGGAGGTTGCCTCGCATCCATCGTGGGGGATGACCGGCTGGGGGGCGCAGGCCGTCGTGCTGACGACTGTGGTGGCTGCGGCCGCGAGTAGCAGCGCTGTCCCGCGCTGGCGAAGTGTCACAGGGCTCCCGGGATCGGGGTGTCGAGTTCGGGGATCGGGATAGGCCCGGGCTCTGGAACGGGCACCGGCACGGGTGTCGGTTCGGGCTCGGACATCGCTGGCGGTGCGGTGACAGATTCGGGGGCCGAGGTCGTCGTCGACGGTTTCGGCTGGCTGGTGATCGGCTGCGTTGCAGTCTGGGGCGTGGTCGAGTGCGAGGAGGTTGAGGGGACACTCACTAGGGTCGGCGCGGCGCCGAGTTTGCTGACCTCGTCGCGGTCGAGAGTGGGAAACGGGTTCTGGACCTGCCATTTCGCCCCGCTCGGGGACTCGGCCACCTGCACGGACACGCGCAGGTCGCCGGCCTGAGTGGGGATGGTGACCTCTGCCCGCCGCGCGCCACCGGCGCCAGTGACCGTCTCACTAGTCGTGGGCCCGGTGATCGCGACGGGCACCTGTGGACGTGCGACGACGATCGTGTCACCGGGGGTGTCGATGGTGTACCGGCCGAGTTTGGTTCTCCACTCGGTATTCGACTGTGTGATGTCCACGTAGCTGTGCGCATAAGCCATCGCTGTGGCGGGCGCGCTCTTCCCGGCCGCGGCCGTCGTTAGGCCTGCGATGGCCGACTCGGTCACCTCGATGAGGTCGTAGGTGACCTCGTTTCCTTGTGCAGGAGTCGTCGTCGGTGCACCGGTCACCGCCGCGGTACTCGGCGTATGGCTTGTAGGAGGGGATTCCCCGAATACGGTGCCCGCAACGAATAGAACGGCGAGAATGGCGGCCATGCTGATCATTAGGTTGGTGCGCGAGTACAGCACCCACCGGCGGATCGGGGCGAGGACCGGGTTGCCTGCGGGGCGGGCCATCAGGTGAAACTCTCGCTCGGGTGCGTGCGCACTTCGGGAGTCAGCGACGGCGCGTACAAGCGGGTATTCGACCGCGGCGGAGCTGAAATACTGGCGGGCGCGGACGCGGCGGGGACGTTCCCTGGTGAGGTGTCCTTGCGGGTCGGAGTGAAGACCCTCGTCGGTGCGATGGCAGAACCCGCTCCGCCGTCCCATGTCTCACTGACCCTCGGGGTGTCACCGCGGCGCGCTCCGCCACCCGAGCGGCTGGCTTCGAGCGCTTGCAGCGCCGTGCGTCGCCCGCGGCCGACGCGCGTGTTCGCGGTGTCCTGTTCGCGATGCTTGCCGCCCATGGCGAGGTTCATGTGGCGGGCGTCCTGAGATTCCTTGCGTGAGTCAGCCAGCCGTTGCAGGAGGTCCATCTTTCTGTGGGCGGCGATCCGAGTTTGGTCGGCCTCGTGCCGGCGACGCTGGTTAAGTTCGCGCCCCTCCGGGCGGGCTGGGGCTGCGAAGTTGATGTCGGAGTCTTCGTCGGTGAAGCCGTCCTTGGTTTTTTTGCGTAGCGCACCGACTCCTTCCTCGACCATCGCGCCGGCCGGGCCACCGATGACCGCGCTGGCGCCCTTGAAGACCTTCTGCTTCATCGAGGTCTGCGCGTGACGGGCCTTTCGGTTGAGGGCGCCGGCGCGGTTCTGGGTGAAGGTTTGAGAGACCCGTTTGAACGGGCGCATGATGAACCAGCACACCAGGGTCAAGATGACCATGAACCACAACCGCCATGACCCGTCGATTTGCCCGTTGTCGGTGACGTACAACTTCACCAGGGCCAGCAGGTAGAGGGCGACGATGACGGAACCCGCCACGCCCCACATGTAGGCGCTGGCGATCATCCGGCACACTCGCATCAGCGTTCCCGCGTGAGCGGCTGCGAGCGGTATCCATATCGGGGCGAACAGGATGGCCAGGCGGATGGCGAGCAGCGCGATGAGCTTCAGCACCGATGCACCGATCCACAGGAGCGACGGCATGCCGACCTTGACCATTGCCATGAATCCGATTCCGGTGCGGCCGGAGTCCTTGCCTTGGAACGTGTAATAGGACAGTCCGTAGTCATCGTTGAGTGGCTTGACGATGTCGTCGCGAAAGATGCCCTCCTTCTTCGCCTTCAGGTCGCTCTCGACACCCGAATCTGGTGCGTTCTCGATCTGCTGCTGTTCCTCGTAGGAGAATGCGAGCGCATC
The sequence above is drawn from the Rhodococcus jostii RHA1 genome and encodes:
- a CDS encoding helix-turn-helix domain-containing protein, with protein sequence MSESFAERLRHLFDTVHPKGRGPYSQAEVVEAIRAAGGNMTPGYMSQLLSGKRSSPSWTTLRDICRVFAVPMDYFNDDDVYEEIKGYIAYIQDLRDAEDQNIAARTYFPFRRPE
- a CDS encoding peptidoglycan DD-metalloendopeptidase family protein, with product MTLRQRGTALLLAAAATTVVSTTACAPQPVIPHDGCEATSTDSDPGTPAGGQLRASGPITAPTRAGTTTFTSGFGPRWGTEHQGVDFAGPIGTPIYAALDGLVVRSGTATGFGHWIVIDSLVGDTPVSTVYGHMFTDGLIAREGQQVRAGDHIATIGDDGQSTGAHLHFEYWEGGRFQGGTAVDPMIKLGSTASPPGAPDGADVRLASLSSPINCAGFGTVGGGELAAGSVPAEFDPWIRKAGSICPGIRPPVLSSQLHAENQFRHGANAPTSPSGALGPAQFMPGTWATWGKDYDGDGKVDPNSIGDAVMAQGHFMCALNNQVNAALAVGTVMGDPVELSLAAYNAGFGAVQAHRGIPPYAETQNYVAKIILGQAKYTSLSSTGRLVPNGSKDGGQVVAAARQYLGTPYVWGGGSTGGPSGGGFDCSGLTSYAIFTGSGGKVTLPRTSEQQWTVGTEIPIDQAQPGDLVFGSWAGSGPGHVGIALGGGRMIHAPTTGDVVKEAPLMGGMKARRVM